A single genomic interval of Nostoc commune NIES-4072 harbors:
- a CDS encoding UPF0175 family protein, with translation MSVVISDEILQASHLTPSEFCQEIALFLFQTGRLTIGYASQLADMQPNSFRQLLKQRNIPLYSYEVEDFELDLKNLRELGRL, from the coding sequence ATGAGTGTTGTAATCTCAGACGAAATTCTCCAAGCATCTCATCTCACCCCAAGCGAGTTTTGTCAAGAAATTGCGCTGTTCCTATTCCAGACAGGACGCTTAACGATAGGCTACGCCAGTCAGCTAGCGGATATGCAACCCAATAGTTTTCGCCAACTCCTCAAGCAGCGAAACATCCCTCTCTACTCCTATGAGGTAGAGGATTTTGAATTGGATTTGAAAAATCTGCGAGAACTTGGAAGGCTGTGA
- a CDS encoding tetratricopeptide repeat protein has product MLFQDSYSLSEADKAELNKLVSVLEISSNTTIIFAIAPESSPQHPVVRQLQESLATSDEKFTFDKFFYSQNSFHNFLYSLDDHQQRNLEAGRRLVMAFGIDQLPTPRLVKEMKQLNLGREELFGRNLILILWLNNAGFLDEFRHRAPDFWDWREKIVEFETRNPLLYPYLEWLIAENSYLKMSGVMQVNRQVDIFLDQIYVSLQAQWRQQVTDTSERSQRELEMLTVRQVQSSSRLKEMGFGSDDWDEPYDYEPLPKELISASVSSTKTVTQKVDLADAVRDNLYSVILGAPGAGKTTLLRYLALHFAIAKRDNLETVIVDNDAVEDNQKKELGKTVLPIFFRIADYAEKLKQQPELTLLEYLRQFYRQWEVHFQAEGEIETEVAGLLLDAMRQGKCLMLLDGLDEVFDQESRKQIVERINKFVDEFPSNKFVITSRIAGYRDVQLSSRFAEFTIEDMDSIQVERFLYRWCRTVEKAQQPDASEEQWLKKGTEQAQDILLAIQGNPGVERLTANPLLLTILALIHRNGDQLPNRRVKLYELAVQTLTEDWQLSKKLPDAPRVVLKETEVVELLAPLAYWMHEEKPSGLVTQREVEEKLAEKLAEFNDTEPESDSVRQAVGEFLRKVRETTGLFVERIPGFYGFMHLTFEEYFAARYIADKEQSEILELIQKHLNEPRWNEPLLLALGYYGSHFSTQFKKLAEKLFINLDKYQPVLQHGEIKITASNNDTTIIYSKEDESGNNLNKLEFKLRDLLFAGQVIAEIEINNIVIRKKPISKLVITYLGIDRDYEDDITKQLLRLLRKIEIFYQKGEVINLLKEAANDLTLSEEIRIKAKTAILYVACGESTGLVDCVTEIANQLEPLLFCEMRDLVQELGDEMTPVLENIHNKSCQTALNFLIAISYLRKDKYDKAIEMFELITDKLDSNLSVYIAWCYAICYQEKKVFEQAFSYYQECSEKLDQYNIGSSAFIRFWENRGICHRLHGKFEQALNYFQQMLSISKEINKLQNESLALYHIGRTYQEWGKYEQSINYYQQSRDLYQELGKDKNVANQWYWLGI; this is encoded by the coding sequence ATGCTTTTCCAAGATAGCTACTCTCTCAGTGAAGCTGACAAAGCAGAATTAAATAAATTAGTCAGCGTATTAGAAATTTCTAGTAATACGACAATTATCTTTGCTATTGCACCAGAGAGTAGTCCTCAGCATCCAGTTGTGAGACAGCTACAAGAATCTTTAGCAACCAGCGATGAAAAATTTACATTTGATAAGTTTTTTTATAGTCAAAATTCCTTCCATAATTTTCTGTATAGCCTAGATGATCATCAGCAGCGCAATTTAGAAGCCGGACGCAGGTTGGTAATGGCATTTGGAATTGACCAATTACCGACACCGCGCTTGGTGAAAGAAATGAAGCAGTTAAATTTAGGAAGAGAAGAGCTATTTGGTAGAAATTTAATCCTGATTTTGTGGCTAAATAATGCAGGTTTTTTAGATGAGTTTCGTCATCGTGCGCCAGATTTTTGGGATTGGCGAGAAAAAATAGTGGAATTTGAAACGCGAAATCCTTTACTTTATCCCTATTTAGAGTGGCTGATTGCGGAAAATTCTTATCTAAAAATGAGCGGCGTGATGCAGGTAAATCGCCAAGTTGATATTTTTCTCGACCAAATTTATGTTTCTCTACAAGCACAATGGCGACAACAAGTAACAGATACTTCTGAACGCAGTCAACGCGAACTTGAGATGCTGACTGTACGGCAAGTTCAAAGTAGTAGTAGATTGAAAGAGATGGGTTTTGGTAGTGATGATTGGGATGAACCTTACGATTACGAACCGCTACCAAAAGAACTAATATCAGCATCAGTTTCCAGCACTAAAACGGTTACACAAAAGGTAGATTTAGCTGATGCTGTGCGGGATAACTTATATAGTGTCATTTTAGGCGCTCCTGGTGCGGGTAAAACTACCCTGCTGCGTTATTTAGCACTACATTTTGCGATCGCAAAAAGAGATAATTTAGAAACAGTCATTGTTGATAATGATGCAGTTGAGGATAATCAGAAGAAAGAGTTAGGTAAAACTGTGTTACCTATTTTCTTTCGGATTGCTGATTACGCAGAAAAATTAAAACAACAACCTGAGTTAACTTTACTTGAATATCTGCGTCAGTTTTACCGCCAGTGGGAAGTTCATTTTCAAGCAGAGGGAGAAATAGAAACCGAGGTGGCGGGGTTGCTGTTGGATGCTATGCGTCAAGGAAAGTGCTTGATGCTACTCGATGGCTTAGATGAGGTATTTGACCAAGAAAGCCGCAAACAGATTGTAGAACGTATTAACAAATTTGTTGATGAGTTCCCTAGCAACAAATTTGTGATTACCAGCCGTATTGCTGGCTACCGTGATGTGCAACTCAGCAGTCGGTTTGCAGAGTTTACTATCGAAGATATGGACAGCATACAGGTAGAGCGGTTCTTGTATCGCTGGTGTCGAACAGTTGAAAAAGCACAGCAGCCAGATGCTAGCGAGGAGCAATGGCTAAAAAAAGGTACGGAACAAGCACAGGACATTTTACTGGCTATTCAAGGTAATCCAGGTGTAGAGCGATTGACAGCAAATCCCTTGTTGTTAACTATCTTGGCATTAATTCACCGCAATGGCGATCAGCTACCTAACCGACGAGTCAAGCTGTATGAGTTGGCGGTGCAAACTTTGACAGAAGATTGGCAACTAAGTAAGAAGTTGCCTGATGCACCAAGGGTAGTTTTAAAAGAAACTGAGGTAGTGGAACTTTTAGCACCCCTGGCGTACTGGATGCACGAGGAGAAGCCTTCCGGTTTGGTAACGCAAAGGGAAGTGGAGGAAAAATTAGCAGAAAAGCTGGCGGAATTCAACGATACCGAACCGGAATCAGACTCCGTGCGTCAAGCCGTAGGGGAGTTTTTGCGGAAGGTGCGGGAAACAACAGGTTTATTTGTGGAACGAATACCTGGTTTTTATGGCTTTATGCACCTGACCTTTGAAGAGTATTTTGCCGCGCGTTATATTGCGGATAAAGAACAAAGTGAAATTCTGGAACTAATTCAAAAACATTTGAACGAGCCGCGTTGGAATGAACCGCTTTTACTGGCTTTGGGGTATTACGGGAGTCATTTTTCAACGCAATTTAAGAAGTTAGCCGAGAAATTGTTTATTAATTTAGACAAATATCAACCTGTGCTGCAACATGGGGAAATAAAAATTACTGCATCTAATAATGATACAACTATTATTTATTCAAAGGAGGATGAATCAGGAAATAATTTAAATAAATTAGAATTTAAGCTTAGAGATTTGCTGTTTGCAGGACAGGTAATTGCTGAAATTGAAATTAATAATATCGTTATTCGCAAAAAACCAATTTCAAAGTTAGTTATTACCTATCTTGGCATAGATAGGGATTATGAGGATGATATTACTAAGCAACTACTGAGGCTGCTACGCAAAATTGAAATATTTTATCAAAAAGGTGAAGTCATAAATTTATTGAAAGAAGCAGCTAATGACTTAACGTTGTCTGAAGAAATTCGGATTAAAGCAAAAACTGCTATTCTTTATGTTGCTTGCGGCGAATCAACAGGATTGGTTGATTGCGTAACAGAAATTGCCAACCAATTAGAGCCTTTATTGTTTTGCGAGATGAGGGATTTGGTTCAAGAACTGGGTGATGAAATGACACCTGTTCTTGAAAATATTCATAATAAAAGTTGTCAAACAGCATTAAACTTTCTTATAGCTATCTCTTATCTTCGCAAAGATAAGTATGATAAAGCAATAGAAATGTTTGAATTGATAACTGATAAATTAGATAGCAATTTAAGTGTTTATATTGCCTGGTGTTATGCTATCTGTTATCAAGAAAAAAAAGTATTTGAACAAGCATTTTCTTATTATCAAGAATGTTCTGAAAAGCTTGACCAATATAATATTGGATCATCTGCGTTTATAAGATTTTGGGAAAATCGAGGTATTTGTCATAGATTACATGGCAAGTTTGAGCAAGCTTTAAATTATTTTCAGCAAATGCTGAGTATTAGCAAAGAAATTAATAAACTTCAAAATGAATCATTAGCTTTATATCACATAGGTAGAACTTATCAAGAATGGGGTAAATATGAGCAATCCATCAATTATTATCAACAAAGCCGCGACCTTTATCAAGAATTAGGCAAAGATAAAAATGTAGCTAATCAGTGGTACTGGCTAGGGATTT
- a CDS encoding BrnT family toxin, protein MQFEWDETKNLENIRKHRIDFADVPGMFNNSMLIELDERFDYGEDRWIGMGFLGNGVAVVVWTERQNNIVRIISARRANRYERQRLEQYLTY, encoded by the coding sequence ATGCAGTTTGAGTGGGACGAAACAAAGAATCTTGAAAATATTCGTAAACATCGAATTGATTTTGCAGATGTCCCCGGAATGTTTAATAATTCCATGCTGATTGAGCTTGATGAGCGTTTTGATTATGGCGAAGATCGCTGGATCGGAATGGGCTTTTTAGGCAACGGTGTAGCGGTTGTCGTTTGGACAGAACGCCAGAACAACATAGTCCGCATTATCTCAGCACGAAGGGCAAACCGATATGAGCGTCAACGACTTGAACAATACCTCACGTACTGA
- a CDS encoding DUF3368 domain-containing protein, which produces MIVISDTSAITNLAAIQHLQLLPQLYTQVTIPEAVYCELTDIDPPVPGTSEVQTASWLEIRQVASREIVERLRYEVRLDAGESEAIALALELSADLLLIDERRGRAEANRLGLRITGLLGILIEAKHQNLIVAVKPLMDALITTSEFRVSPTLYNQILDMVNEG; this is translated from the coding sequence GTGATTGTTATCAGCGATACGTCAGCAATCACAAATTTGGCAGCAATTCAACACTTGCAACTTCTGCCTCAACTCTACACTCAAGTCACCATTCCCGAAGCGGTATATTGTGAGCTTACCGATATCGATCCTCCCGTTCCTGGAACCTCTGAAGTTCAAACTGCTTCTTGGCTGGAAATTCGACAAGTTGCAAGCCGTGAGATTGTCGAACGACTTCGATATGAGGTGAGATTAGACGCTGGAGAGTCTGAGGCGATCGCTCTTGCCTTAGAACTGAGTGCTGATTTACTATTGATTGATGAGCGTCGAGGTCGAGCAGAAGCTAATCGCCTGGGGTTGAGGATTACTGGATTGCTGGGTATTTTGATTGAGGCAAAACACCAAAATCTCATCGTTGCTGTCAAACCGTTGATGGATGCCTTGATTACTACATCAGAGTTTAGAGTCTCTCCAACCTTATACAATCAGATTTTAGATATGGTAAATGAAGGTTGA
- a CDS encoding BrnA antitoxin family protein, whose amino-acid sequence MSVNDLNNTSRTDWAALEAMTDEDIDYSDIPPLSDEFFENATLRIPATRASDLIELDSEVITWFRKQGAEYKTLINSVLRRYIENSGDQGAS is encoded by the coding sequence ATGAGCGTCAACGACTTGAACAATACCTCACGTACTGATTGGGCTGCATTAGAGGCGATGACGGATGAGGACATTGATTACTCAGACATCCCACCATTGAGCGATGAGTTTTTTGAAAATGCCACGCTGAGGATTCCCGCAACACGAGCTAGTGACCTGATTGAGTTAGATTCAGAAGTGATAACGTGGTTTCGTAAACAAGGTGCAGAGTACAAAACACTGATTAACTCAGTTTTGCGCCGTTACATTGAAAACAGTGGCGATCAAGGCGCAAGCTAA
- a CDS encoding tetratricopeptide repeat protein → LWNWLGNCYRKWGKYEQALECQNQDLAIRQQLDDQVNIADAYRQLGRIYKDWGKSEQAINYFQQSLDLYQQLGKNKNVAICYRQLASCQCLLANHHLDSTKIVDLLAEAEKNLCQAREINTAGEYQENLAYNYTTLGLLYSQRLRLLPNQDISILEKAALVEEYYSRGLTYFDELGQTVNKAEESLDMARAYLEIEALENLNYSEEIAQKCLQIFQEYNRQKLEASAHKLLGEIYLKRTQKNQPGAETMAIQFLAESLQIYRDLDLQEKALEVEKLINISKK, encoded by the coding sequence TCTGTGGAACTGGCTAGGGAATTGCTATCGAAAATGGGGTAAATACGAACAAGCTCTTGAGTGTCAAAATCAAGATTTAGCCATCCGTCAGCAGTTGGATGACCAAGTTAATATTGCTGATGCTTATCGGCAATTAGGAAGGATTTATAAAGATTGGGGTAAATCCGAACAAGCCATCAATTACTTTCAACAAAGCCTCGACCTTTATCAACAATTAGGCAAAAATAAAAATGTAGCTATATGTTATCGACAACTTGCTTCTTGCCAATGCTTATTAGCAAATCATCATTTAGATTCAACAAAAATAGTTGATTTACTTGCAGAAGCTGAAAAAAATCTTTGCCAAGCTAGAGAAATAAATACCGCAGGCGAATATCAAGAAAACCTTGCTTACAACTACACTACTCTTGGTTTACTCTACTCACAACGTCTACGTTTATTACCTAACCAAGACATATCGATTCTAGAAAAAGCTGCTCTAGTTGAAGAGTATTATTCCAGAGGCTTAACCTATTTTGATGAACTAGGGCAAACAGTAAATAAAGCTGAGGAATCTCTCGATATGGCTCGTGCTTATCTAGAGATAGAAGCTTTAGAAAACCTGAATTATAGCGAAGAAATTGCTCAAAAATGTCTGCAAATTTTTCAAGAGTATAACCGTCAAAAACTAGAAGCCTCAGCACACAAGTTGTTGGGCGAAATTTACCTCAAACGTACCCAAAAAAATCAACCAGGTGCAGAAACAATGGCTATCCAGTTTTTAGCCGAAAGTTTGCAAATTTATCGAGATTTAGATTTACAAGAAAAAGCTCTGGAGGTAGAAAAACTAATAAATATTAGCAAAAAATAA
- a CDS encoding type II toxin-antitoxin system HicB family antitoxin — MNRYSMILQWSDEDQLFLVTIPEFADRVIMPCTHGKTREEAIRNGEEVIEMYLEAWQVEGESIPEPSTLQIA, encoded by the coding sequence ATGAATCGATACAGTATGATTCTTCAATGGTCTGATGAAGATCAGCTTTTCCTAGTCACAATTCCAGAGTTTGCCGATCGCGTTATTATGCCTTGCACTCATGGCAAAACTCGTGAGGAAGCTATTCGTAATGGCGAAGAAGTGATTGAAATGTACTTGGAAGCTTGGCAAGTAGAAGGTGAATCTATTCCTGAACCTAGCACGCTGCAAATTGCCTGA
- a CDS encoding P-loop NTPase fold protein, producing MSNNNFWRTAYQLFKPEEPLATPEGLKSFYVQRDNSPVDKLISLLEMEDDPAKFLLAGHRGGGKTTELRRLEQKLADKYAVVWIDTQTSLDRYNIGHAEVVVLIGLQIARQVIQSNWLFKKDKLLQALLESLKSVVYLEKGSQTESLGMPEFIEKAGIILKRGLTTEVTKTLNVRPLLSEIITIVNNIIEAAEKEQKQKLLIIVDGLDRHDQITALEMFSSSLLIELNCHIIYSIPISLRYSPSFRQPMETFQKCLDLNNPPVFDCDDNLRPTHNPNHKGREILINVINKRIISLGDSHKGLFNPDALELICKKSGGVMRDLVRLARTTCEIGLRNKLTLITLKTAEEAVREVRKEYNLNDYHYPELDLIHRTGKLTTKAHSLPSKGEFIICDELLQNKLVLGYYNSMQESWFDINPILIEDLERWQTANNHI from the coding sequence ATGAGCAATAACAATTTTTGGCGAACTGCTTACCAGTTATTTAAACCAGAGGAACCTTTAGCGACACCTGAAGGCTTGAAAAGTTTTTACGTCCAGAGAGATAACAGTCCGGTGGATAAGCTTATTAGCTTGCTAGAAATGGAAGATGACCCAGCCAAATTTTTACTAGCTGGTCATCGAGGTGGGGGTAAAACTACTGAACTGCGACGATTAGAACAAAAATTAGCTGATAAGTACGCAGTAGTTTGGATTGATACACAAACATCTTTAGACAGATATAATATAGGTCATGCGGAAGTTGTAGTTTTAATTGGCTTACAAATTGCACGTCAAGTTATTCAATCTAATTGGCTTTTTAAAAAGGATAAATTATTACAAGCTCTCTTGGAGAGCTTAAAAAGCGTGGTTTATCTAGAAAAAGGAAGTCAAACCGAAAGTTTGGGAATGCCAGAATTTATAGAAAAGGCAGGAATAATTCTCAAACGTGGTTTAACCACAGAAGTCACAAAAACTCTCAATGTCCGTCCTTTGCTGAGTGAAATTATCACCATAGTCAATAATATTATCGAAGCTGCGGAAAAAGAACAAAAGCAAAAATTATTAATTATTGTTGATGGCTTAGATAGACATGACCAAATAACAGCTTTGGAAATGTTTTCTAGCTCTTTGTTAATAGAATTAAACTGTCATATTATCTATTCTATTCCCATTTCGCTGCGATACTCTCCCAGTTTCCGTCAGCCAATGGAAACCTTTCAAAAATGTTTGGATTTAAATAATCCTCCTGTTTTTGATTGTGATGATAACTTACGTCCAACTCATAACCCTAATCACAAAGGTCGTGAAATTCTAATTAATGTCATTAACAAACGGATTATCAGTTTAGGCGATAGCCACAAAGGTTTATTTAATCCTGATGCGCTGGAATTAATTTGCAAAAAAAGTGGCGGAGTGATGCGAGATTTAGTCCGATTAGCACGCACTACCTGTGAAATTGGATTGCGGAATAAATTGACTCTTATAACTTTAAAAACAGCAGAAGAGGCAGTACGAGAAGTGCGTAAGGAATATAACTTAAATGATTACCACTACCCTGAGCTTGATTTAATTCATCGGACTGGAAAATTAACAACCAAGGCACATAGCTTGCCAAGTAAGGGTGAATTTATTATTTGTGACGAACTTTTACAAAATAAATTAGTTTTAGGTTATTATAACTCAATGCAAGAGTCTTGGTTTGATATTAATCCTATTTTAATAGAAGATTTAGAACGTTGGCAAACTGCTAATAATCATATTTAA
- a CDS encoding DUF3598 family protein, giving the protein MKSQWECFLQNLGVWEGSFTNFSPEGTLLNDTPSHLSLEGLNNNQTVRLTLCRSGRDDLVKEYSSVGGGLLFFENGSFSEGLIQLGPFSEFGAELAFVHENRRLRLVQLFAQTGNLTRLVLIREHLAGTPATERPPLQINDLLGEWQGQAVTIYRDLRSPDIYSTTLKIQLDDTGRLIQSTSFGERTITSTATIKGSIVLFDQDPQKQVQVLLLPDGASATSPLKVQLRQPLFLEAGWLIQSNLRQRMIRSYNDKGEWASLTLVTEEKV; this is encoded by the coding sequence ATGAAATCACAATGGGAATGTTTTCTGCAAAATCTCGGTGTATGGGAAGGTTCATTTACTAACTTTTCTCCCGAAGGTACACTTCTGAACGATACTCCTAGCCATCTTTCTCTAGAAGGTTTAAACAATAACCAGACAGTGCGCTTAACTTTGTGCCGTTCGGGGCGAGATGATTTAGTCAAAGAATATAGTTCAGTGGGAGGGGGTCTACTGTTTTTTGAAAATGGTTCATTTTCTGAAGGTTTAATTCAACTAGGGCCATTTTCAGAATTCGGTGCAGAACTCGCTTTTGTTCATGAAAATCGCCGCTTACGCCTAGTGCAACTGTTTGCTCAGACTGGTAATCTAACTAGACTAGTTCTAATTCGAGAGCATCTGGCTGGAACCCCAGCAACAGAACGTCCACCTTTGCAGATAAATGACTTGTTGGGAGAATGGCAAGGACAAGCAGTAACAATATATCGAGATTTGCGATCGCCTGATATTTACTCTACAACTTTGAAAATACAACTTGATGATACTGGGCGATTAATTCAAAGTACCTCTTTTGGGGAACGTACAATTACCTCAACTGCTACTATCAAAGGTTCCATCGTTCTTTTTGACCAAGATCCCCAAAAGCAAGTACAAGTATTATTGTTACCTGATGGCGCTTCTGCAACTTCTCCTTTAAAGGTGCAATTACGTCAACCATTATTCTTGGAAGCGGGTTGGTTAATTCAGTCAAACCTGCGCCAGAGGATGATTCGCAGCTATAACGATAAAGGCGAATGGGCTAGTTTGACATTAGTTACTGAAGAAAAAGTGTAA
- the aat gene encoding leucyl/phenylalanyl-tRNA--protein transferase, translated as MEYDIAAIVEGYAQGYFLMADECDRLSWYGSRDRTFIPLDERFRYPKSLQRVLNQERFSVAINRDFQAVVAGCADRETTWISPELQKIYWLLYQSGYAFSFETWQGDELAGGILGIVIGGAFIGESMFYRIPEGSKVAMVKLVERLRQRKFVFFDGQMMNPHLERFGAYRVGDEEYQVLLKQALERRCFLL; from the coding sequence ATGGAATATGATATCGCGGCTATTGTTGAGGGTTATGCACAAGGCTATTTTCTCATGGCTGATGAGTGCGATCGCCTGAGTTGGTACGGAAGTCGCGATCGAACTTTTATTCCTTTGGATGAACGGTTTCGCTACCCTAAGTCTTTGCAGCGTGTCCTGAATCAAGAACGTTTTAGTGTGGCTATTAATCGGGACTTTCAAGCTGTGGTGGCTGGGTGTGCTGACAGAGAGACAACTTGGATTTCACCGGAATTACAAAAGATTTACTGGCTACTTTACCAGAGTGGTTATGCTTTTAGTTTTGAAACTTGGCAGGGTGACGAGTTAGCTGGGGGAATTTTAGGGATTGTTATTGGTGGGGCTTTCATTGGCGAGTCGATGTTTTACCGGATTCCTGAAGGCTCGAAGGTAGCGATGGTAAAGTTGGTGGAAAGATTGCGTCAGAGGAAATTTGTGTTTTTTGATGGCCAAATGATGAATCCACATTTGGAGAGGTTTGGGGCTTATCGGGTTGGGGATGAAGAATATCAAGTTTTACTTAAGCAAGCATTGGAACGTCGCTGTTTTTTACTATAA
- the rpsN gene encoding 30S ribosomal protein S14: MAKKSMIEREKKRTRLIEKYADKREALLEEFRSAASPLDKLEVHRKIQQLPRNSAPTRHRNRCWLTGRSRGVYRDFGLSRNVLREWAHEGLLPGVVKSSW; the protein is encoded by the coding sequence ATGGCAAAAAAGAGCATGATTGAGCGCGAGAAAAAGCGCACTAGGTTGATAGAAAAGTATGCTGACAAGCGGGAAGCTCTTTTGGAAGAGTTCAGAAGTGCAGCATCTCCCCTAGATAAGCTAGAAGTCCACCGGAAGATTCAACAGCTACCCCGGAATAGTGCGCCCACCCGCCACCGCAATCGTTGCTGGTTGACTGGTCGTTCTAGAGGTGTTTACCGCGATTTTGGACTGTCTCGGAACGTGCTGAGAGAATGGGCGCATGAAGGCCTTTTGCCTGGAGTTGTTAAGTCTAGTTGGTAA
- a CDS encoding tetratricopeptide repeat protein: QAIECANQHLAIRQQLDDQVNIAGAYRQLGWIYQEWGKSEQAINYFQQSRDLYQQLGKDKYVANLWYWLGYCYREWGKYEEAIECQNQDLGIHQQLDDQVNIALAFFRLGRIYQDWGKFEQAINYFQQSRDLYQQLGKDKYVADQWYWLGVCYREWGKYEQAIECTNQHLAIRQQLDDQVNIAAAYRQLGKIYQEWGKYEQAINYFQQSRDLYQELGKDKDVANLLKWLGNCYREWGKYEQAIECANQHLAIYQQLDDKVNIADAYFQIGRIYKDWGKFEQAINYFQQSRDLYQELGKDKDVANLWNWLGNCYREWGKYEQAVECENQDLAIRQQLDDQVNIA; this comes from the coding sequence CAAGCCATTGAGTGTGCAAATCAACACTTAGCCATCCGTCAGCAGTTGGATGACCAAGTTAATATTGCTGGTGCTTATCGGCAATTAGGATGGATTTATCAAGAATGGGGTAAATCCGAGCAAGCCATCAATTACTTTCAACAAAGCCGCGACCTTTATCAACAATTAGGCAAAGATAAATATGTAGCTAATCTGTGGTACTGGCTAGGGTATTGCTATCGAGAATGGGGTAAATACGAAGAAGCTATTGAGTGTCAAAATCAAGACTTAGGCATCCATCAGCAGTTGGATGACCAAGTTAATATTGCACTAGCTTTCTTTCGATTAGGAAGGATTTATCAAGATTGGGGTAAATTCGAGCAAGCCATCAATTACTTTCAACAAAGCCGCGACCTTTATCAACAATTAGGCAAAGATAAATATGTAGCTGATCAGTGGTATTGGCTAGGGGTTTGCTATCGAGAATGGGGTAAATACGAACAAGCTATTGAGTGTACAAATCAACACTTAGCCATCCGCCAGCAGTTGGATGACCAAGTTAATATTGCTGCTGCTTATCGGCAATTAGGAAAGATTTATCAAGAATGGGGTAAATATGAGCAAGCCATCAATTACTTTCAACAAAGCCGCGACCTTTATCAAGAATTAGGCAAAGATAAAGATGTAGCTAATCTATTGAAATGGTTAGGAAATTGCTATCGAGAATGGGGTAAATACGAACAAGCTATTGAGTGTGCAAATCAACACTTAGCCATTTATCAGCAGTTGGATGACAAAGTTAATATTGCTGATGCTTATTTTCAAATAGGAAGGATTTATAAAGATTGGGGTAAATTCGAGCAAGCCATCAATTACTTTCAACAAAGCCGCGACCTTTATCAAGAATTAGGCAAAGATAAAGATGTAGCTAATCTGTGGAACTGGCTAGGGAATTGCTATCGAGAATGGGGTAAATACGAACAAGCTGTTGAGTGTGAAAATCAAGATTTAGCCATCCGTCAGCAGTTGGATGACCAAGTTAATATTGC
- a CDS encoding type II toxin-antitoxin system HicA family toxin, whose translation MPRKIRELKAQIGCEGFVYLPKRGKGSHERWLHPLLKKTLTIPGKDGDDVPIYLEKQFASLLTELQELREKKDL comes from the coding sequence ATGCCCAGGAAAATTCGGGAATTAAAAGCTCAAATTGGGTGTGAAGGATTCGTTTATCTGCCTAAGCGTGGTAAAGGTAGTCATGAGCGTTGGCTACATCCTTTACTCAAAAAAACGCTAACAATTCCTGGTAAGGATGGAGACGATGTGCCAATCTACCTAGAAAAACAGTTCGCAAGTTTATTGACTGAACTCCAAGAGTTAAGGGAGAAGAAGGATTTATGA